The following proteins come from a genomic window of Heyndrickxia acidicola:
- a CDS encoding glycerol-3-phosphate dehydrogenase/oxidase, translated as MTFSNQNRTETLRRMEEEPFDLLIIGGGITGAGIALDASTRGMKVALVEMQDFAAGTSSRSTKLVHGGLRYLKQFEVGMVAEVGKERAIVYENGPHVTTPEWMLLPLHKGGTFGKFTTNIGLRVYDFLAGVKRSERRKMLSAEETINKEPLVKREQLMGGGYYVEYRTDDARLTIEVMKKAVENGAQAINYVKAEQFIYEDKKMVGVRVKDLLNNEVISIQAKKVVNAAGPWVDKVRKEDYSINNKRLRLTKGVHIVFDQSAFPLHQAVYFDTPDGRMVFAIPREGKTYVGTTDTFYAEDKDIANPKPLSSDIEYILKSIHYMFPSVKVTEKDVESSWAGVRPLIYEEGKDPSEISRKDEIWEGESGLITIAGGKLTGYRKMGETVVDLVAKRLGEETNRSFDPCQTKHMPISGGDVGGSAGYSKFLNQKIAQGTAAGLEKEEALYLAAKYGSNIDQIYQFAEDYQNRQKEYNLPASVYAQVMYAIKCEMAAKPVDFFIRRTGALFFRINWVQQWKDSVIQLMAKELNWDDITAENYKKQLEKELADAITPVDAQSNVEAIVQ; from the coding sequence ATGACATTTTCCAATCAAAATCGTACAGAAACGTTAAGAAGAATGGAAGAAGAGCCATTTGACTTATTAATTATTGGCGGTGGAATTACAGGGGCTGGTATTGCCCTTGATGCAAGTACCCGGGGAATGAAGGTTGCCCTTGTGGAAATGCAGGACTTTGCAGCAGGCACATCAAGCCGTTCTACAAAGCTGGTACACGGCGGGCTGCGATATTTAAAACAATTTGAAGTAGGAATGGTGGCGGAAGTTGGAAAGGAAAGAGCGATTGTGTATGAGAATGGCCCACATGTAACAACTCCTGAGTGGATGCTGCTTCCTTTGCATAAGGGTGGAACCTTTGGGAAGTTTACGACGAATATCGGGCTCCGAGTGTATGATTTTTTGGCTGGTGTAAAACGGTCGGAGAGAAGAAAGATGCTGTCAGCGGAAGAGACCATTAATAAAGAGCCCCTTGTAAAAAGAGAACAATTAATGGGCGGAGGCTACTACGTCGAATACCGGACAGATGATGCCAGACTAACCATTGAAGTCATGAAAAAAGCAGTAGAAAATGGTGCGCAGGCGATTAACTATGTTAAAGCTGAACAATTTATATATGAAGACAAAAAAATGGTTGGTGTTAGGGTAAAAGATCTTTTAAACAATGAAGTGATCAGTATTCAGGCAAAAAAGGTGGTAAATGCGGCAGGTCCCTGGGTGGATAAAGTCAGGAAGGAAGACTATTCGATTAATAATAAACGTCTTCGGTTAACAAAAGGTGTGCATATTGTGTTTGACCAGTCTGCATTTCCGCTGCATCAGGCTGTATATTTTGATACACCAGATGGCAGAATGGTTTTTGCCATTCCTCGTGAAGGTAAAACCTATGTGGGAACGACAGATACCTTTTATGCTGAAGATAAGGATATAGCAAATCCCAAACCACTTTCATCTGATATTGAATATATCCTGAAATCCATTCATTATATGTTCCCATCCGTTAAGGTAACCGAAAAAGATGTTGAGTCCAGCTGGGCAGGTGTCCGCCCGCTTATATATGAAGAAGGCAAAGACCCCTCTGAAATTTCCAGAAAGGATGAAATTTGGGAAGGGGAAAGCGGCCTGATTACCATTGCAGGGGGAAAATTAACGGGCTACCGTAAAATGGGGGAAACGGTGGTGGATCTAGTGGCAAAAAGGCTTGGCGAAGAAACAAATAGATCCTTTGATCCGTGCCAGACCAAGCACATGCCGATCTCAGGAGGAGATGTTGGTGGTTCAGCAGGGTATTCTAAATTTTTAAATCAAAAAATCGCTCAGGGTACAGCTGCTGGTCTGGAAAAAGAAGAAGCGCTATACTTGGCAGCGAAATATGGGTCAAATATTGACCAAATATATCAGTTTGCAGAGGATTACCAAAATCGACAAAAAGAATACAACCTTCCTGCCTCCGTATATGCCCAAGTCATGTATGCTATTAAATGTGAAATGGCAGCAAAACCAGTGGATTTCTTTATCAGGAGGACGGGTGCATTGTTTTTCCGAATCAATTGGGTACAGCAATGGAAGGATAGCGTCATTCAGCTTATGGCGAAAGAACTTAACTGGGATGATATTACAGCCGAAAACTATAAAAAACAATTAGAAAAAGAACTGGCAGATGCCATTACCCCTGTGGATGCTCAAAGTAATGTAGAAGCCATAGTACAATGA
- a CDS encoding glycerol-3-phosphate responsive antiterminator — MKQYILPASVTMKEFEHFLKSKYEIGVFLDLHISQLKNVYSMAKAHNKKMIYHVDLIQGLKNDEYAAEYICQEYKPYGLISTKSNVIQKAKQKGVISVQRMFLIDSHALEKSYRLIDKIQPDYIEVLPGTMPWMIEEVKARVNRPVFAGGLIRSMDEVNNALKAGAEAITTSDTKLWDQFE, encoded by the coding sequence GTGAAACAGTATATTTTGCCGGCATCAGTCACAATGAAGGAATTTGAACATTTTTTAAAGAGCAAGTATGAGATCGGTGTTTTTTTGGACTTGCATATTTCTCAACTGAAAAATGTGTATTCCATGGCAAAGGCGCATAACAAGAAGATGATTTACCATGTAGACTTAATTCAGGGATTAAAGAACGATGAGTATGCTGCAGAATATATCTGTCAGGAATATAAACCATATGGGTTAATTTCTACAAAATCCAACGTTATCCAAAAGGCAAAACAAAAAGGTGTTATTTCTGTTCAAAGGATGTTTTTAATTGATTCACATGCCTTGGAGAAAAGCTACAGGCTGATTGATAAAATCCAGCCTGATTATATAGAGGTACTGCCTGGAACAATGCCTTGGATGATTGAAGAAGTGAAAGCAAGAGTGAATAGACCAGTTTTTGCGGGCGGTTTAATCCGTTCAATGGATGAGGTGAACAATGCTTTAAAAGCTGGGGCCGAAGCCATTACCACATCCGACACCAAGCTGTGGGACCAGTTTGAGTAG
- a CDS encoding quinone oxidoreductase family protein — translation MKAVQLSEYGGPEVLKIIQCDRPVPADKEVLIEIKAIGVNYADTARREGHYVIPTPLPFVPGAEIAGIVTETGAKVTKIKAGSPVAVLIESGGYADYATAHESALIPLPEGMDFQKAAALPLQGLSAYHILKTMGRLEKGETVLIHAAAGGVGSLAVQLAKLFGAGKVIATASSAEKLALAKKLGADYTINYTEEHWEAEVQDITEGKGVDVALEMAGGEIFRKTLKCLAPFGRLVIYGVASGKQEKFYPSSLMGKNQSVIGFFLPQIMRNQALLQESLQELIGYVMDGKLELTLGGEYPLVEAADVHSILQGRQTMGKLILKP, via the coding sequence ATGAAAGCTGTTCAACTATCGGAATACGGAGGACCGGAAGTATTAAAAATTATTCAATGCGACCGTCCGGTACCTGCCGATAAAGAGGTTTTAATTGAAATTAAAGCTATTGGAGTCAATTATGCCGATACTGCCCGGCGTGAAGGACATTATGTCATTCCCACCCCTCTGCCGTTTGTTCCGGGAGCGGAAATAGCAGGAATTGTTACGGAAACAGGAGCTAAGGTAACAAAAATAAAGGCCGGGAGCCCTGTGGCCGTGCTGATAGAATCCGGCGGCTATGCAGATTATGCGACTGCTCATGAAAGTGCATTAATTCCATTGCCAGAGGGAATGGATTTTCAAAAAGCAGCTGCGCTCCCTCTTCAAGGATTAAGTGCCTACCATATCTTGAAAACCATGGGAAGACTTGAAAAGGGAGAGACAGTGTTAATCCATGCGGCAGCAGGGGGTGTGGGTTCCCTTGCTGTTCAACTGGCTAAGCTGTTTGGTGCAGGAAAAGTGATTGCCACAGCGAGTTCTGCAGAAAAGCTGGCGCTGGCCAAAAAACTGGGTGCTGATTATACCATTAATTATACAGAGGAACATTGGGAGGCTGAAGTACAGGATATTACGGAAGGGAAAGGCGTCGATGTTGCATTGGAAATGGCGGGAGGCGAGATATTCCGTAAAACCTTAAAATGCCTGGCACCATTTGGAAGACTTGTCATTTATGGAGTTGCCAGTGGAAAACAGGAAAAATTCTATCCTTCTTCGTTAATGGGAAAAAATCAATCTGTCATTGGCTTTTTCCTTCCGCAAATTATGAGAAATCAGGCATTGCTGCAGGAAAGTCTTCAGGAATTAATCGGGTATGTAATGGATGGGAAACTAGAGCTGACCTTAGGGGGAGAATACCCATTAGTGGAAGCGGCAGATGTTCATTCCATCCTTCAGGGAAGACAAACAATGGGAAAACTGATTTTAAAACCTTAA
- a CDS encoding acyl-CoA dehydrogenase family protein, translated as MEKTKNKCKGNSFLYAPLVMDNLFTPEDFNEEHKMIVKTAGQFAEKEVSPFIEEIENQNFKKVVELLKKAGTLGLLGHSVPENYGGLGLDKISKGIVGEAVGATGGYGVAHSNHTCIATLPITYFGTDEQKKKYLPKLASGDYIGAYCLTEPEAGSDALSARTTAVLNKKGTHYLLNGTKIYITNAEFSDIFIVYAKVDGKQFTAFIVEKNFPGLSLGTEEKKMGIKGSSTRSVIFEDCEVPVENVLGEIGKGHVIALNVLNLGRFNLGSACLGGAKKAFEQTLNFVKVRKQFKKSISDFGATKEKLASMASALYAAESLQYRTASLLEGALGDLYQSNDYRLIGQSLSEFAAECAVCKVFSSEMLDFTVDEALQLHGGAGFIKEYKIERMYRDARINRIFEGTNEINRLLIPLSLFKKAAKGMIPLEEYIQDAILELKMKRTADGAEEMAREQAAVASIRRIFLYCAGILYQRFGADLSEEQEALMALSNIGIQLYAAESSVYRSLKAIEKNGLEKEQVKYDLSASIVDEALRKVEGYARKLISGAVSGKEVLPMIQLIITELSSLSASGTTLRNRRIADAFLLTERYLV; from the coding sequence ATGGAAAAGACAAAAAACAAATGCAAGGGAAACAGCTTTCTTTATGCACCTTTAGTCATGGATAATCTCTTCACCCCTGAGGACTTTAACGAAGAGCATAAAATGATTGTAAAAACAGCAGGACAATTCGCTGAAAAAGAAGTAAGTCCATTTATAGAGGAGATAGAGAATCAGAATTTCAAAAAAGTAGTAGAGCTCCTAAAGAAAGCAGGCACGCTTGGGCTTTTGGGCCATAGTGTTCCTGAGAATTACGGGGGTTTAGGCCTGGATAAAATCAGCAAAGGGATTGTAGGGGAAGCGGTTGGAGCAACCGGCGGGTACGGTGTAGCCCATTCAAACCATACATGTATTGCAACGCTTCCTATTACTTATTTTGGTACCGACGAACAAAAGAAGAAATATTTGCCTAAGCTGGCTTCTGGCGATTATATCGGTGCCTATTGTTTAACAGAGCCAGAGGCAGGATCAGATGCTCTCTCTGCAAGAACCACTGCTGTTTTGAATAAAAAAGGCACTCATTATCTTTTAAACGGAACCAAAATATATATCACTAATGCTGAGTTTTCAGATATCTTTATTGTGTATGCCAAGGTGGATGGCAAGCAATTCACCGCATTCATTGTGGAAAAAAATTTTCCTGGTCTTTCGCTTGGAACGGAAGAGAAGAAGATGGGGATTAAAGGATCTTCGACTCGATCGGTTATCTTTGAGGATTGCGAAGTTCCTGTGGAGAATGTATTAGGAGAAATTGGCAAGGGGCATGTCATCGCACTGAATGTTTTGAACCTGGGCCGTTTCAACTTGGGTTCAGCCTGTTTGGGAGGTGCGAAAAAAGCCTTTGAACAAACACTGAACTTTGTAAAAGTAAGAAAACAATTTAAGAAATCCATTTCTGATTTTGGTGCTACCAAAGAAAAACTTGCAAGCATGGCCTCAGCTCTTTATGCAGCTGAATCTTTGCAGTACCGAACGGCTTCTTTATTAGAAGGGGCATTGGGTGATCTTTATCAATCCAATGACTACAGGCTGATAGGACAAAGCTTAAGTGAATTTGCAGCAGAATGTGCCGTTTGTAAGGTTTTTAGCTCAGAAATGCTGGATTTCACTGTTGATGAAGCGCTGCAGCTGCACGGCGGGGCAGGTTTCATAAAAGAATATAAAATTGAAAGAATGTATCGAGACGCGAGAATTAATCGGATTTTTGAAGGAACCAATGAGATTAACCGCTTGTTAATTCCTCTTTCCTTATTTAAGAAAGCGGCAAAGGGGATGATTCCTTTAGAAGAATACATCCAGGACGCCATTTTGGAGCTCAAAATGAAAAGGACGGCCGATGGAGCAGAGGAAATGGCGCGTGAACAAGCTGCTGTTGCTTCCATCCGCAGAATTTTCCTTTATTGTGCAGGTATCCTTTATCAACGGTTTGGAGCGGACCTTTCTGAAGAGCAAGAAGCCCTTATGGCGCTTTCAAATATTGGCATCCAGCTTTATGCAGCAGAATCATCTGTTTATCGCTCCCTCAAGGCAATTGAGAAGAATGGGCTGGAAAAGGAGCAGGTGAAATATGATTTATCGGCTTCCATTGTAGATGAGGCACTCCGGAAAGTAGAAGGGTACGCCCGAAAACTGATCTCAGGTGCAGTATCGGGCAAGGAGGTTCTCCCGATGATTCAGTTGATCATAACTGAGCTGTCCAGCTTAAGTGCATCTGGAACAACCTTGAGAAATAGAAGGATTGCTGATGCCTTTCTGTTGACTGAACGCTATTTGGTATAA
- a CDS encoding 2-phosphosulfolactate phosphatase, which translates to MPKLHVILKKEEIDKEKIAGKVAVVLDVLLATSTITAALYYGAKEVIPALNEQEARDYARRLEEETYCLVGEFNGKTIEGFMDPNPGALKDKVSGKTVILSTTNGTVAINKSRNAKQLYAASILNGKAVADRILFSHHETVIIICSGSSDQLSLEDFYGAGYLLDCLLREEDRDWELTDASKAALYFYKSQEDQSYEILKASRVGKMLTELGFEEELKFTASQNRIPIIPVVKGSSIRVEEYFFHKE; encoded by the coding sequence ATGCCAAAGCTGCATGTTATATTAAAAAAAGAAGAGATTGATAAAGAAAAAATAGCAGGAAAGGTTGCAGTGGTGCTGGATGTTCTCCTTGCGACGTCTACTATCACTGCTGCTCTTTATTACGGTGCAAAGGAAGTCATTCCTGCGTTAAACGAACAGGAAGCGAGGGACTATGCAAGGAGGTTGGAAGAGGAGACGTATTGTCTTGTCGGTGAATTCAATGGAAAGACCATTGAAGGCTTTATGGATCCGAACCCCGGGGCATTAAAGGATAAAGTATCAGGAAAGACGGTTATTCTTTCTACCACAAATGGGACAGTGGCAATCAATAAATCCAGAAATGCCAAACAGCTTTATGCGGCTTCCATATTGAATGGGAAAGCAGTAGCTGACAGAATTTTATTTTCTCATCATGAAACGGTTATCATAATCTGTTCAGGATCTTCTGATCAACTCAGTCTAGAGGATTTTTATGGAGCCGGTTATTTGCTGGACTGTCTCTTAAGAGAAGAAGATAGAGATTGGGAATTAACGGACGCTTCCAAGGCGGCTCTCTATTTTTATAAAAGTCAAGAAGATCAATCATATGAAATTCTGAAGGCTTCCAGGGTAGGAAAGATGCTCACTGAATTGGGTTTTGAGGAGGAGCTTAAATTTACAGCAAGTCAGAATCGTATTCCGATCATACCTGTTGTCAAGGGCTCTTCTATCAGGGTAGAAGAATATTTTTTTCATAAGGAGTGA
- a CDS encoding phosphotransferase family protein, whose amino-acid sequence MDQSVKDTIAVRKGEELDQTALFTYLQQHFKDFPEEELQIKQFGAGHSNLTYSLRAGDWEAVLRKPPLGPVAPKAHDMEREFSILNALNPVFPVAPKPFLFERDSRVVGSPFFLMERRKGIVLDTEFPNGIEPARELCQSISQTMVNTLVDLHNIPYEKTKLKELSKPDGFLERQVHGWINRYERSKTEEMNGVEKLTGWLAEHMPVSKGPTVIHYDYKLNNAMFSYDLTSMTGLFDWEMTTVGDPLCDLGAAMSYWIQADDPDELKNGFGKPPVTSSAGFYTRREFIEAYAKRSGRDVANIHYYITFALFKLAVICQQIYYRYRKGQTEDQRFKYLNHTVRNLIEYANHQSSQKN is encoded by the coding sequence ATGGACCAATCAGTAAAAGATACAATTGCAGTACGAAAAGGAGAAGAGCTCGATCAAACCGCCTTGTTTACCTATTTGCAGCAGCACTTTAAGGATTTTCCTGAAGAAGAGCTTCAAATTAAGCAATTCGGAGCCGGACATTCAAACCTAACCTATTCACTCAGGGCGGGTGACTGGGAAGCTGTTTTAAGAAAACCGCCGCTTGGTCCTGTTGCCCCTAAAGCACATGATATGGAAAGAGAGTTTTCCATCTTGAACGCACTTAACCCAGTCTTTCCTGTTGCTCCAAAGCCCTTTTTATTTGAAAGGGACTCGAGGGTTGTCGGGAGTCCCTTTTTCCTTATGGAGCGAAGAAAAGGAATTGTTCTGGATACGGAATTTCCTAATGGAATCGAACCTGCAAGAGAACTTTGCCAATCAATTTCTCAAACAATGGTAAATACACTGGTGGATCTTCATAATATCCCCTATGAGAAAACGAAGTTAAAAGAACTCAGTAAACCTGATGGATTCCTGGAGAGGCAGGTTCATGGATGGATTAACCGATATGAACGCTCTAAAACAGAAGAAATGAATGGGGTGGAAAAATTGACGGGCTGGCTGGCTGAACATATGCCTGTTTCAAAAGGTCCGACCGTAATTCACTATGATTACAAGCTAAACAACGCCATGTTTTCATATGATTTAACGTCCATGACCGGACTGTTTGACTGGGAGATGACTACAGTTGGGGATCCTCTTTGTGACCTGGGGGCTGCAATGAGCTATTGGATACAGGCTGATGATCCTGATGAGCTCAAAAACGGGTTTGGAAAGCCTCCAGTTACTTCATCAGCCGGCTTTTATACTAGAAGAGAATTTATTGAAGCCTATGCAAAAAGAAGCGGGCGGGATGTTGCCAATATTCACTACTATATAACATTTGCTTTGTTTAAGCTCGCAGTAATATGCCAGCAAATATACTACCGCTATAGAAAAGGGCAGACGGAGGACCAAAGATTCAAGTATTTAAACCATACTGTCCGGAATTTAATTGAATATGCAAACCATCAATCTTCTCAAAAAAATTAA
- a CDS encoding acyl-CoA thioesterase — protein sequence MLFKTTVTARCGETDALGHINNTSYFIYMEEARIKFFQYLGFGMDIKDWRFILASTTCDYIAQGYFNDEIEVTAEVAEIGTKSFHLMHRMINRKTGKLIAKGKAVIVYFNFDKQVSEALPELLKSELSRHQPAPE from the coding sequence ATGCTATTTAAAACCACCGTTACGGCACGCTGCGGTGAAACAGATGCCCTCGGCCATATCAACAATACAAGCTATTTTATTTATATGGAAGAAGCAAGGATTAAGTTTTTTCAATATTTAGGATTCGGTATGGATATAAAGGATTGGCGCTTCATTCTTGCTTCCACTACCTGTGATTATATTGCACAAGGCTATTTTAATGATGAAATCGAAGTGACTGCTGAGGTAGCAGAGATTGGTACAAAAAGCTTTCACCTTATGCACCGTATGATCAATCGTAAAACTGGGAAGCTCATTGCGAAAGGAAAAGCGGTCATAGTTTACTTTAATTTTGATAAACAGGTAAGCGAAGCACTGCCAGAATTACTCAAATCAGAGTTGTCTCGGCATCAGCCGGCACCAGAGTAA
- a CDS encoding 3-hydroxyacyl-CoA dehydrogenase family protein, producing the protein MADFKVKRICVVGAGQMGHQIGMLSALGGFHTTVQDLSESALEKAEVSLRSIMKKWVDKGRITGHEAEAAFNRLHFTTSLEDASKDADFVIEAVVEKLEVKRQVFEQLERFAPSHAIFASNSSTIVSSLIADATSRPEKVCNMHFFFPPLVMDCVEVVMSEKTSEETAETTLEVSKRLNRTALLLRKEISGFVANRILGALHKEAINLYESGIADFKDIDIICKKALNHPIGPFELMDLSGIDVCYFVMQQRFEETGNPEDKPPSILEDKVKAGNLGRKTGKGFYDYQKQEIKS; encoded by the coding sequence GTGGCTGATTTCAAGGTGAAACGTATTTGTGTGGTGGGTGCTGGGCAAATGGGACATCAAATTGGCATGCTGAGTGCGTTAGGAGGATTTCACACCACAGTACAGGATCTTAGTGAAAGTGCTCTTGAGAAAGCGGAAGTATCTTTACGCAGTATTATGAAGAAATGGGTAGACAAGGGGAGAATAACAGGACACGAGGCGGAAGCAGCTTTTAATCGCCTTCATTTTACAACCAGCCTTGAGGATGCTTCTAAAGATGCAGATTTTGTCATTGAAGCTGTCGTAGAAAAATTAGAAGTAAAAAGGCAAGTATTTGAGCAGCTGGAGCGTTTTGCTCCTTCTCATGCCATTTTTGCATCCAATAGCTCTACCATTGTCAGTTCACTGATTGCTGATGCAACAAGCCGGCCAGAGAAGGTATGCAATATGCATTTCTTTTTTCCTCCATTGGTAATGGACTGTGTAGAAGTGGTGATGAGCGAAAAAACCTCTGAGGAAACAGCAGAGACAACCTTGGAGGTTTCGAAGAGATTGAACAGAACGGCTCTTCTTTTGCGAAAAGAAATTTCAGGATTTGTGGCCAACCGTATTCTGGGCGCTTTGCATAAGGAGGCCATAAATTTGTATGAGAGCGGGATAGCCGATTTTAAAGACATTGATATCATTTGCAAAAAAGCGCTTAACCATCCAATTGGTCCTTTTGAATTAATGGATCTTTCTGGTATTGATGTTTGTTATTTTGTCATGCAGCAGCGCTTTGAAGAAACAGGAAATCCTGAAGATAAACCGCCATCGATACTGGAGGATAAGGTAAAGGCAGGGAATTTGGGCAGGAAAACGGGAAAAGGCTTCTATGATTATCAAAAACAAGAAATCAAGTCTTAA
- a CDS encoding TetR/AcrR family transcriptional regulator: MKEKIVQQSILLFEKYGFSQTSIQDIVDALSVTKGTFYYYFNSKEELLMKIHLQYIEQLLKKQEKIMENPSLTHKEKISGIVELLITDIGEKGPSARVFFREIRHLKGENSSEIKEMRKQFRLKIEEIVRLGVEAGEFRDGLQIEMTAFGILGVTNWSYQWYDPSKQISDKQLADIFVDMILHGIEKKV; encoded by the coding sequence ATGAAAGAAAAAATTGTTCAACAAAGCATTCTTCTATTTGAAAAATATGGTTTCAGTCAAACATCTATTCAGGATATTGTTGATGCACTCAGCGTAACGAAAGGGACCTTCTATTATTACTTCAACAGCAAAGAAGAGCTCTTAATGAAGATACACCTTCAATATATTGAGCAGCTCTTAAAGAAGCAGGAAAAAATAATGGAGAACCCTTCACTGACCCATAAGGAAAAAATTAGCGGAATTGTGGAGCTTCTCATTACAGATATCGGAGAAAAGGGACCCAGTGCAAGAGTATTTTTTCGGGAGATCAGACATTTAAAAGGAGAAAATTCCTCTGAAATCAAGGAAATGCGCAAACAATTTCGTTTGAAAATTGAAGAGATTGTGAGATTGGGTGTAGAAGCAGGTGAGTTTAGAGATGGCCTCCAGATAGAAATGACTGCATTTGGAATTCTTGGCGTTACCAATTGGAGTTATCAATGGTATGACCCTTCCAAACAAATCAGTGATAAACAATTAGCAGATATTTTCGTAGATATGATTTTACATGGAATTGAAAAAAAAGTGTGA